Proteins from one Natrinema salinisoli genomic window:
- a CDS encoding archaellin/type IV pilin N-terminal domain-containing protein has product MFEAITERDERGQVGIGTLIVFIAMVLVAAIAAGVLINTAGLLQSQASNTGSDTRQEVANQIDVTHAVGIANSEETGISTLELTVKKSAGSEAIDLTSATIQYTSGSADQTLTYGDGSTDPSASTFVTEYSSSDASGVDGESLTNSDERVKITLAIDDIEGSIDAGGSGLETGGSATVSLVDQSGAQSVYGVSVPNTFGDKDYVLV; this is encoded by the coding sequence ATGTTCGAAGCAATTACAGAGAGAGACGAGCGCGGTCAGGTCGGTATCGGTACCCTGATCGTCTTCATCGCGATGGTGCTCGTCGCAGCGATCGCAGCAGGCGTATTGATTAACACGGCCGGGCTCCTCCAGAGTCAGGCCTCGAATACGGGATCCGACACGCGACAGGAGGTCGCGAACCAAATCGACGTTACGCACGCCGTTGGGATCGCAAACAGCGAGGAAACTGGTATTTCCACGCTTGAGCTGACAGTTAAAAAGTCCGCTGGATCCGAAGCGATTGATCTCACATCGGCAACCATCCAATATACCAGTGGTAGCGCTGACCAAACGCTTACCTACGGAGATGGTAGCACTGATCCATCGGCTTCTACTTTTGTTACAGAGTATTCTAGCTCTGACGCAAGTGGTGTTGATGGAGAATCACTGACAAATAGTGACGAACGTGTCAAGATCACCCTCGCTATTGATGATATCGAGGGTTCAATCGATGCTGGTGGTTCGGGTCTCGAAACAGGTGGATCCGCGACTGTGAGTCTCGTCGACCAGTCCGGTGCGCAGTCCGTCTACGGTGTCAGTGTCCCGAACACCTTCGGTGACAAGGATTACGTCCTCGTCTAA